One part of the Phragmites australis chromosome 3, lpPhrAust1.1, whole genome shotgun sequence genome encodes these proteins:
- the LOC133912438 gene encoding probable calcium-binding protein CML27: MENAAAVRAKPSLSKKPSPSFRLRNGSLNTLRLRRVFDLFDRNGDGEITLDEMASALDALGLGADRSGLEATVGGYIPAGAAGLRFDDFESLHRALGDALFGPIPEVETEEDDEGDMKEAFRVFDADGDGFISSAELQAVLKKLGLPEARNLATVQEMICNVDRDLDGRVDFGEFKCMMQGITVRGA; the protein is encoded by the coding sequence ATGGAGAACGCCGCAGCCGTCCGCGCGAAGCCATCGCTGTCCAAGAAGCCCTCACCGTCGTTCCGCCTCCGCAACGGCAGCCTCAACACGCTGCGCCTGCGCCGCGTGTTCGACCTCTTCGACCGCAACGGCGACGGCGAGATCACCCTCGACGAGATGGCATCGGCGCTCGACGCGCTCGGCCTCGGCGCCGACCGCTCCGGCCTGGAGGCCACCGTCGGCGGCTACATCCCGGCCGGCGCCGCGGGCCTCCGCTTCGACGACTTTGAGTCCCTCCACCGCGCGCTAGGGGACGCGCTATTCGGCCCCATCCCGGAGGTGGAGACCGAGGAAGACGACGAGGGGGACATGAAGGAAGCGTTCCGTGTGTTCGACGCGGACGGCGACGGCTTCATCTCGTCCGCCGAGCTGCAGGCCGTGCTCAAGAAGCTCGGCCTGCCCGAGGCCCGGAATTTGGCCACGGTGCAGGAGATGATCTGCAACGTCGACCGCGACCTCGACGGCCGCGTCGATTTCGGCGAGTTCAAGTGCATGATGCAGGGGATCACCGTGCGGGGCGCTTAA
- the LOC133912440 gene encoding uncharacterized protein LOC133912440 gives MGLWTLLEGFLLLANALAILNEDRFLAPRGWNMSEVSGNGQTKSLKGQIVGLIYATQFLRMPLIALNVLIIVVKLVSG, from the coding sequence ATGGGCCTATGGACGTTGCTGGAGGGTTTTTTGCTTCTTGCAAATGCATTAGCGATACTGAATGAAGACCGCTTTCTTGCTCCTAGGGGATGGAACATGTCTGAAGTCTCAGGAAATGGGCAAACGAAGTCGTTGAAGGGCCAGATCGTGGGGCTTATCTACGCTACACAGTTTCTGAGGATGCCCTTGATAGCTCTTAatgttcttatcattgttgTGAAATTGGTGTCAGGCTGA